The following is a genomic window from Geoalkalibacter halelectricus.
CCCGCCATGACCATGTGGGTATCGCAGAGGATGCGCGCGCCGCCGCGCAGGGCGGCGAGTCCCAGGTCAAGGGCCTCAGGCGAGAACCAGGTGGTGCGGGCGAAATCGAAATCCGCGCTGGTGTGAATGACGCGCCGCACGATGGGCCACTGCCGTGCCGTGTAGGCGTGCGGGCCGACCTCGGCGTCGATGATGGCGAAGCTTTGCGCCTCGATGGCCGCGGGATCAACAATGAAATGAGGGTCGCTCATGAAGCGGCTCAACCGGCTTGGGCGGCTGTGGCCGGTGCCTGCCAGCCGGCCTGCGTCAGTGCCTGGTCGATGCGCTCGCACACGATCTCGCCGAGCTTGGGATGCACTCCGAGGGGCTCGCCGAGAGTCATTTCCAGGCCGGGATAGCGTTTGGCCGCTGCCTCCATCTCCTCGGGAAGATCTTCCAGGACATGGGCGCCGGCAAAGAGAAAATAGGGATAGAGCAGGATGCGTTGCGCGCCTTTTGCGACGCAGGCGTCGATGCCCTTTTGGATGTTGGGGGCGTGCTGTTCGCGAAAGGAAACCTCGACGATGTCGAAGCCGGTGCATTCGCGTACCATGGCGGC
Proteins encoded in this region:
- a CDS encoding sirohydrochlorin chelatase, whose translation is MKTAILLMGHGSRVAAANDALHAIAAMVRECTGFDIVEVSFREQHAPNIQKGIDACVAKGAQRILLYPYFLFAGAHVLEDLPEEMEAAAKRYPGLEMTLGEPLGVHPKLGEIVCERIDQALTQAGWQAPATAAQAG